From Cognatishimia activa, one genomic window encodes:
- the fusA gene encoding elongation factor G: protein MAREYTLNHYRNFGIMAHIDAGKTTCSERILYYTGKSHNIGEVHDGAATMDWMEQEQERGITITSAATTTFWERTEDGQTADTPKHRLNIIDTPGHVDFTIEVERSLAVLDGAVCVLDANAGVEPQTETVWRQADRYSVPRIVFVNKMDKIGADFFNCVNMIEDRTGARAVPVGIPIGAETELEGLVDLVTMKEWVYEGEDLGASWDKRDIRPELQDMANEWREKMIETAVEQDEEAMEAYLEGEEPSVEKLRELLRKGTLALDFVPVLGGSAFKNKGVQPLLNAVIDYLPSPLDVVDYMGFKPGDETETRDIARRADDEMAFSGLAFKIMNDPFVGSLTFTRIYSGTLNKGDTLLNSTKGRKERIGRMMMMHSNNREEITEAFAGDIIALAGLKDTTTGDTLCAVNDPVVLETMTFPDPVIEIAVEPKTKADQEKMSQGLQRLAAEDPSFRVETDLESGQTIMKGMGELHLDILVDRLKREFKVEANIGAPQVAYRETIGHEVEHTYTHKKQSGGSGQYGEVKLIITPTEPGEGYSFESRIVGGAVPKEYIPGVEKGIQSVMDSGPLAGFPVIDFKVALIDGKFHDVDSSVLAFEIASRMAMREGMRLAGAKLLEPMMKVEVITPEEYTGGIIGDLTSRRGQVSGQEPRGNAVAIDAFVPLANMFGYINTLRSMSSGRAQFTMQFDHYDPVPNNISEEIQAKYA, encoded by the coding sequence ATGGCACGCGAATATACGCTTAATCACTACCGTAACTTCGGTATCATGGCGCACATCGATGCGGGTAAAACAACCTGTTCCGAGCGCATCCTGTACTACACAGGTAAGTCCCACAACATCGGCGAAGTGCACGATGGTGCGGCGACCATGGACTGGATGGAGCAGGAACAGGAACGTGGTATCACCATCACTTCCGCTGCGACCACCACTTTCTGGGAGCGCACAGAGGACGGCCAAACAGCCGACACTCCTAAGCACCGTCTGAACATCATCGACACTCCAGGCCACGTTGACTTCACCATCGAAGTTGAGCGTTCCCTGGCGGTTCTCGATGGCGCGGTTTGTGTTCTTGACGCAAACGCAGGTGTTGAGCCTCAGACTGAAACCGTTTGGCGTCAGGCTGACCGCTACTCCGTTCCACGTATCGTGTTCGTTAACAAAATGGACAAGATCGGCGCGGACTTCTTCAACTGCGTTAACATGATCGAAGACCGTACAGGGGCACGTGCTGTACCTGTTGGTATTCCGATCGGTGCAGAAACCGAGCTGGAAGGCCTGGTTGACCTCGTGACCATGAAAGAATGGGTCTACGAAGGCGAAGACCTTGGCGCATCTTGGGACAAACGTGACATCCGCCCTGAACTTCAGGACATGGCGAATGAGTGGCGTGAAAAGATGATCGAGACTGCTGTTGAGCAGGACGAAGAAGCAATGGAAGCGTATCTGGAAGGCGAAGAGCCATCCGTAGAAAAGCTGCGTGAGCTTCTGCGCAAAGGCACACTGGCTCTGGACTTCGTTCCGGTTCTGGGTGGTTCCGCGTTCAAAAACAAAGGTGTTCAGCCGCTCTTGAACGCTGTGATCGACTATCTGCCGTCCCCACTGGACGTTGTTGATTACATGGGCTTCAAACCAGGCGACGAAACAGAAACACGTGACATCGCCCGCCGCGCGGACGACGAAATGGCGTTCTCTGGTCTGGCGTTCAAAATCATGAACGACCCGTTCGTTGGCTCCCTGACATTCACACGTATCTACTCTGGTACGCTGAACAAAGGCGACACCCTGCTGAACTCCACCAAAGGCCGCAAAGAGCGCATCGGTCGTATGATGATGATGCACTCCAACAACCGTGAAGAAATCACCGAAGCATTTGCTGGTGACATCATCGCGCTGGCGGGTCTGAAAGACACTACAACCGGTGACACACTTTGTGCTGTCAACGACCCTGTTGTTCTGGAAACCATGACCTTCCCAGATCCGGTGATCGAGATCGCGGTTGAGCCTAAGACAAAAGCTGACCAAGAGAAAATGTCTCAGGGTCTGCAGCGTCTGGCAGCAGAAGATCCATCCTTCCGTGTTGAGACTGACCTGGAATCCGGTCAGACCATCATGAAAGGCATGGGCGAACTGCACCTGGACATCCTGGTGGATCGTCTGAAGCGTGAATTCAAGGTTGAGGCGAACATCGGTGCACCGCAGGTGGCATACCGTGAAACCATCGGCCACGAAGTCGAGCACACATACACCCACAAGAAACAGTCTGGTGGTTCTGGTCAGTATGGTGAAGTTAAACTCATCATCACACCAACTGAGCCAGGCGAGGGTTACTCCTTTGAATCTCGCATCGTTGGTGGTGCGGTTCCGAAGGAATACATCCCAGGTGTTGAAAAAGGCATCCAGTCTGTCATGGATAGCGGCCCTCTGGCTGGCTTCCCAGTGATCGACTTCAAGGTTGCTCTGATCGACGGTAAGTTCCACGACGTTGACTCTTCCGTTCTGGCCTTCGAAATCGCATCCCGTATGGCAATGCGTGAAGGTATGAGACTGGCGGGTGCGAAACTGCTGGAACCAATGATGAAGGTCGAAGTTATCACTCCTGAGGAGTATACCGGCGGCATCATCGGCGACCTGACATCCCGTCGTGGTCAAGTGTCTGGTCAGGAACCACGTGGTAACGCGGTTGCGATCGACGCATTTGTGCCTCTGGCGAACATGTTCGGCTACATCAACACCCTGCGTTCGATGTCTTCTGGCCGCGCGCAGTTCACTATGCAGTTTGACCACTACGACCCAGTGCCAAACAACATCTCTGAAGAAATTCAGGCGAAATACGCTTAA
- the tuf gene encoding elongation factor Tu: MAKEKFERSKPHCNIGTIGHVDHGKTTLTAAITKQFGDFKAYDEIDGAPEEKARGITISTAHVEYETEARHYAHVDCPGHADYVKNMITGAAQMDGAILVVNAADGPMPQTREHILLGRQVGIPAMVVFMNKVDQVDDEELLELVEMEIRELLSEYEFPGDDIPVIAGSALAALEDRDDNIGKEKIAELMAAVDEYIPQPPRATDQPFLMPIEDVFSISGRGTVVTGRVERGVINVGDEIEIVGIKDTQKTTCTGVEMFRKLLDSGEAGDNIGALLRGVDREAVERGQVLCKPGSVQPHTKFEAEAYILTKEEGGRHTPFFANYRPQFYFRTTDVTGTVNLPSGTEMVMPGDNLKFDVELIAPIAMEAGLRFAIREGGRTVGSGVVSKITE; this comes from the coding sequence ATGGCTAAGGAAAAGTTTGAACGTTCCAAACCGCACTGCAACATCGGCACAATCGGCCACGTTGACCACGGTAAAACAACACTGACAGCGGCAATCACCAAGCAATTTGGTGACTTCAAAGCGTACGACGAAATCGACGGCGCACCAGAAGAAAAAGCACGCGGCATCACCATCTCCACAGCGCACGTGGAATACGAAACCGAAGCACGTCACTACGCACACGTTGACTGCCCAGGCCACGCTGACTACGTGAAAAACATGATCACCGGTGCGGCGCAGATGGACGGCGCGATCCTGGTTGTGAACGCAGCTGACGGCCCAATGCCACAGACTCGTGAGCACATCCTGCTGGGCCGCCAGGTTGGCATCCCTGCGATGGTTGTTTTCATGAACAAAGTTGACCAGGTTGACGACGAAGAGCTGCTCGAGCTGGTTGAAATGGAAATTCGCGAGCTGCTGTCTGAGTACGAATTCCCAGGCGACGACATCCCTGTGATTGCAGGCTCCGCTCTGGCGGCTCTGGAAGATCGTGACGACAACATCGGCAAAGAGAAAATCGCTGAGCTGATGGCGGCTGTTGACGAGTACATCCCACAGCCACCACGTGCGACTGACCAGCCGTTCCTGATGCCAATCGAAGACGTGTTCTCGATCTCTGGCCGCGGTACTGTTGTGACTGGCCGTGTTGAGCGTGGCGTGATCAACGTTGGCGACGAAATCGAAATCGTTGGCATCAAAGACACTCAGAAAACCACATGTACTGGTGTTGAAATGTTCCGCAAGCTGCTGGACTCCGGTGAAGCGGGCGACAACATCGGCGCGCTGCTGCGTGGTGTTGACCGTGAAGCGGTTGAGCGTGGCCAGGTTCTGTGTAAGCCAGGTTCCGTACAGCCTCACACCAAGTTCGAAGCAGAAGCATACATTCTGACCAAAGAAGAAGGTGGTCGTCACACCCCATTCTTCGCGAACTACCGTCCGCAGTTCTACTTCCGTACAACAGACGTGACCGGCACTGTTAACCTGCCATCCGGCACAGAAATGGTTATGCCAGGCGACAACCTGAAGTTCGACGTTGAGCTGATCGCACCAATCGCGATGGAAGCAGGTCTGCGCTTCGCGATCCGCGAAGGCGGCCGCACCGTTGGTTCCGGTGTTGTTTCCAAAATCACTGAGTAA
- the rpsJ gene encoding 30S ribosomal protein S10 → MQSQNIRIRLKAFDYRVLDASTQEIVNTAKRTGADVRGPIPLPNKIEKFTVLRGPHVDKKSRDQFEIRTHKRMLDIVNPTPQTVDALMKLDLAAGVDVQISV, encoded by the coding sequence ATGCAAAGTCAAAACATTCGCATTCGGCTGAAGGCATTCGATTACCGCGTGCTGGATGCAAGCACTCAGGAAATCGTAAACACTGCAAAGCGCACCGGCGCTGACGTACGTGGCCCGATCCCACTGCCAAACAAAATCGAGAAGTTCACCGTTCTGCGTGGTCCACACGTTGACAAGAAATCTCGTGACCAGTTCGAAATTCGTACGCACAAGCGTATGCTGGACATCGTTAACCCAACCCCACAAACCGTGGACGCGCTGATGAAGCTCGACCTGGCGGCTGGCGTTGACGTTCAGATCTCAGTTTAA
- the rplC gene encoding 50S ribosomal protein L3 has translation MRSGIIAKKVGMTRLFMEDGKQIPVTVLSLDGLQVVDQRTNERDGYTAVQLGAGSAKAKRTSKAMRGHFAKAKVEPKRKVAEFRVDEANLIEVGAEISAEHFVDGQKVDVAGTSIGKGFAGAMKRHNFGGLRASHGVSISHRSHGSTGQCQNPGRVFKGKKMAGHMGAVRVTTQNLEVVKTDADRGLVFIKGAVPGSKGGWVTVKDAVKKKLPENVPFPAALKSAATEAPAEEAPAEGGEA, from the coding sequence ATGCGTTCCGGTATTATCGCAAAAAAAGTGGGCATGACCCGCTTGTTCATGGAAGACGGCAAGCAGATCCCTGTGACCGTTCTTTCTCTCGACGGTCTGCAAGTTGTAGACCAGCGCACCAACGAGCGTGACGGCTACACAGCTGTTCAGCTGGGTGCAGGTTCCGCAAAAGCAAAGCGCACTTCCAAAGCCATGCGTGGTCACTTCGCAAAAGCGAAGGTTGAGCCTAAGCGCAAGGTTGCAGAATTCCGCGTTGACGAAGCAAACCTGATCGAAGTCGGTGCAGAGATCTCTGCAGAGCACTTCGTTGACGGTCAGAAAGTTGACGTTGCGGGCACATCTATCGGTAAAGGTTTTGCCGGTGCGATGAAGCGCCACAACTTCGGCGGTCTGCGTGCCTCTCACGGTGTTTCCATCTCTCACCGTTCCCACGGTTCGACCGGTCAGTGTCAGAACCCAGGTCGCGTTTTCAAAGGTAAGAAAATGGCGGGTCACATGGGTGCGGTACGCGTGACCACACAAAACCTGGAAGTCGTCAAAACTGACGCGGACCGCGGTCTTGTGTTCATCAAAGGCGCCGTACCTGGCTCCAAAGGTGGCTGGGTCACAGTGAAAGACGCCGTGAAAAAGAAACTGCCTGAGAACGTTCCGTTCCCAGCGGCTCTGAAATCTGCAGCAACTGAAGCACCAGCTGAAGAAGCGCCTGCGGAAGGTGGTGAAGCATGA
- the rplD gene encoding 50S ribosomal protein L4, translating into MKLDVIKLDGGKAGSVELSEDLFGLEPRADILHRVVRWQRNNAQAGTHKVKTRSETSYSTKKIYRQKGTGGARHGDRNAPIFRGGGIYKGPVVRSHGHDLPKKFRKLGLKHALSAKAKAGELVVIEDASAEGKTAALAKQVANLGWKRALVIDGAEANANFKQAAANIEGLDILPTMGANVYDILKRDTLVITKAGIEALEARLK; encoded by the coding sequence ATGAAACTAGACGTCATCAAACTGGACGGCGGCAAAGCGGGTTCCGTTGAGCTGTCTGAAGATCTGTTCGGTCTGGAACCGCGTGCGGACATCCTGCACCGTGTTGTTCGCTGGCAGCGTAACAACGCGCAGGCGGGTACTCACAAGGTTAAGACACGTTCTGAAACTTCTTACTCCACCAAAAAGATCTATCGCCAAAAAGGCACCGGTGGCGCACGTCACGGTGACCGTAACGCGCCGATCTTCCGCGGTGGTGGCATCTACAAAGGCCCAGTTGTCCGTTCCCACGGCCACGACCTGCCTAAGAAGTTCCGCAAGCTTGGTCTGAAGCACGCCCTGTCCGCAAAAGCGAAAGCTGGCGAACTGGTTGTGATCGAAGACGCATCCGCAGAAGGCAAAACCGCTGCTCTGGCGAAACAGGTTGCAAACCTGGGCTGGAAACGCGCGCTTGTTATCGACGGTGCAGAAGCGAACGCAAACTTCAAACAAGCAGCTGCAAACATTGAAGGTCTGGATATCCTGCCAACAATGGGTGCAAACGTTTATGATATCCTGAAGCGTGACACTCTCGTGATCACCAAAGCGGGTATCGAAGCACTGGAGGCTCGACTGAAATGA
- a CDS encoding 50S ribosomal protein L23: MSAKAEHYDVIRKPVITEKATMASENGAVVFEVAIDSNKPQIKEAVEALFGVKVKAVNTTITKGKTKRFRGTMGKRKDVKKAYVTLEEGNTIDVSTGL; encoded by the coding sequence ATGAGCGCGAAGGCAGAACACTACGATGTGATCCGCAAGCCGGTCATCACCGAGAAGGCCACCATGGCGTCCGAGAATGGCGCAGTGGTTTTCGAAGTGGCAATCGACAGCAACAAACCTCAGATCAAAGAAGCTGTTGAGGCTCTGTTTGGTGTGAAGGTGAAAGCTGTGAACACCACGATCACTAAAGGTAAAACCAAGCGTTTCCGTGGTACCATGGGTAAGCGCAAAGACGTTAAAAAAGCATATGTGACGCTCGAAGAGGGCAACACAATCGACGTCTCCACCGGTCTCTGA
- a CDS encoding fatty acid desaturase, with amino-acid sequence MFDLNATPSTDSESVSAREWAKILIKYRTPNFSRSMFELVVTLLPFVAIWAAAWWAMSVSYWLSFAMALLNGPILVRLFIIQHDCGHRSFVENRALGDWIGRLTGVLTVTPYEMWRYAHAVHHSGSGNLDRRGLGDIRTMTVREYNAAGWIEQLYYRIYRNPIMTFLIAPGILFLLVNRLPFGFMDQRKFWISAMGNNLGILALLGPIYLVGGWAPILLIFLPSTVLAASLGVWLFYVQHQFEHTHWENEPDWDMHEAALHGSSHYLLPPVLQWLSGNIGIHHVHHLNSRIPFYRLPEVLRDHGDLAVGAELTIRESLATAKLHLWDEEGKRLLSYKEARALVG; translated from the coding sequence ATGTTTGACCTAAACGCTACACCATCCACTGACTCAGAATCTGTCTCCGCCCGGGAATGGGCCAAGATACTGATTAAATACCGCACTCCGAATTTCTCGCGCAGCATGTTTGAGCTTGTCGTCACGCTGCTGCCTTTCGTTGCGATCTGGGCGGCAGCTTGGTGGGCCATGTCTGTCAGCTACTGGCTGAGTTTTGCCATGGCGTTGCTCAATGGTCCAATCCTCGTGCGGCTCTTTATTATCCAGCATGATTGCGGCCACCGGTCCTTTGTTGAGAACCGAGCCCTCGGCGATTGGATTGGCCGTCTGACTGGCGTGTTGACCGTGACGCCCTATGAGATGTGGCGCTACGCGCATGCGGTGCATCATAGCGGCTCCGGCAATTTGGACCGCCGTGGTCTGGGTGACATTCGCACGATGACGGTGCGCGAGTACAATGCAGCGGGCTGGATCGAGCAGCTTTACTACCGCATCTATCGCAACCCGATCATGACCTTCCTCATCGCCCCAGGGATTTTGTTTCTACTGGTGAACCGTTTGCCCTTTGGCTTTATGGATCAGCGTAAATTCTGGATCAGCGCCATGGGCAATAACCTTGGGATTCTGGCACTGCTTGGTCCGATCTATCTGGTTGGGGGCTGGGCGCCGATCCTGTTGATCTTCTTGCCGTCGACTGTTCTGGCCGCTTCGTTAGGCGTCTGGCTGTTTTACGTCCAGCACCAGTTTGAGCATACCCATTGGGAGAACGAACCCGACTGGGACATGCATGAAGCCGCGCTGCATGGCAGCTCGCATTACCTGCTGCCGCCAGTTCTGCAGTGGCTCAGCGGCAATATCGGCATCCATCACGTACATCACCTGAACAGCCGCATTCCGTTTTATCGATTGCCGGAAGTTCTGCGGGATCATGGGGATTTGGCCGTGGGTGCAGAGTTGACCATCCGGGAAAGCCTTGCGACGGCGAAGCTGCATCTGTGGGACGAGGAGGGCAAGCGGCTCTTGTCTTACAAAGAGGCGCGGGCTTTGGTGGGGTAA
- a CDS encoding DUF2200 domain-containing protein has protein sequence MNFASIYPHNVSKVEKIDRSKAQLDEIIAWLTGYDATGLEKALYDERDFEAFFAEPSQMNRKRDLIKEAVCGVRDMEIEDPLMREIRNLDRLLDELALGKNFNNILRG, from the coding sequence ATGAACTTTGCCAGCATCTATCCGCACAACGTAAGCAAAGTCGAAAAGATAGATCGCAGCAAAGCGCAACTGGATGAAATCATTGCGTGGCTGACGGGATATGATGCGACAGGACTTGAAAAGGCTCTGTATGATGAGCGGGACTTTGAGGCGTTCTTTGCTGAACCGTCGCAGATGAACCGGAAGCGAGACTTGATCAAAGAGGCGGTCTGCGGTGTGCGGGATATGGAGATTGAAGACCCGTTGATGCGGGAAATCCGGAATTTAGATAGGCTGTTGGATGAGCTTGCCCTTGGAAAGAACTTTAATAACATTTTGCGAGGGTAA